A single window of Jiangella alkaliphila DNA harbors:
- a CDS encoding ROK family transcriptional regulator, producing the protein MPIQRGGPVEGTPAEGAVFLSALTAGPIARVDIARETGLSSAAVTRVAKLLIDEGYLEYAPDQPVANDETRMGRPSSPLRVHARQTGSFGIIVRRDELIGMVCDLAGAPRVSERRPLADNSVGAAVGAIAAFYRELVERAEAAGFVVAPHDLGLSLSGDIDHDTGYVRYSPFLGWRDVDLGTAVSLAVGAPVVVENDVKALTVAEQWFGLGRGITNFAVVTIGTGIGCAIVVDGGLVRGAHSVAGEIGHLPLGDPSVQCHCGAHGCVEAEASTKALLDSCRAATGRDDLTIETAVELARAGDDGVRAIFARAGRLIGLALASVANLLGPEQVIVAGEGVSSYDLFETAIREAFAEQAFGAAHQVPIHVRDLPFEEWARGAAAVAIQELVFPSRRRVVAADARRRPGVRRV; encoded by the coding sequence GTGCCGATCCAGCGAGGCGGCCCGGTCGAGGGAACTCCGGCCGAGGGCGCCGTCTTCCTCTCCGCTCTGACCGCCGGGCCGATCGCCCGCGTCGACATCGCCCGCGAGACCGGGCTGTCGTCGGCGGCCGTCACGCGCGTGGCGAAGTTGCTGATCGACGAGGGCTACCTCGAGTACGCGCCGGACCAGCCGGTCGCGAACGACGAGACCCGGATGGGCCGCCCGAGCAGCCCGCTGCGGGTGCACGCGCGGCAGACCGGCTCGTTCGGCATCATCGTCCGGCGCGACGAGCTGATCGGCATGGTGTGCGACCTCGCCGGCGCGCCGCGGGTGTCCGAGCGGCGCCCGCTGGCCGACAACTCCGTCGGGGCCGCGGTCGGCGCCATCGCCGCGTTCTACCGCGAGTTGGTCGAGCGCGCCGAGGCCGCCGGCTTCGTCGTCGCGCCGCACGACCTCGGGCTCAGCCTGTCCGGCGACATCGACCACGACACCGGCTACGTGCGCTACTCGCCGTTCCTCGGCTGGCGCGACGTCGACCTCGGCACAGCCGTGAGCCTCGCCGTCGGCGCGCCGGTCGTCGTCGAGAACGACGTCAAGGCGCTCACCGTCGCCGAGCAGTGGTTCGGGCTCGGCCGCGGCATCACGAACTTCGCCGTCGTGACGATCGGCACCGGCATCGGCTGCGCGATCGTCGTCGACGGCGGGCTGGTCCGCGGCGCGCACAGCGTCGCCGGCGAGATCGGGCACCTGCCGCTCGGCGACCCGTCGGTCCAGTGCCACTGCGGCGCGCACGGCTGCGTCGAGGCCGAGGCGTCGACGAAGGCGCTGCTGGACAGCTGCCGCGCCGCCACCGGCCGCGACGACCTCACCATCGAGACGGCGGTCGAGCTGGCCCGCGCCGGTGACGACGGCGTCCGCGCGATCTTCGCCCGGGCCGGCCGCCTGATCGGCCTGGCGCTGGCGTCGGTGGCCAACCTGCTCGGCCCCGAGCAGGTCATCGTCGCCGGTGAGGGCGTGTCCAGCTACGACCTGTTCGAGACGGCGATCCGCGAGGCGTTCGCCGAGCAGGCCTTCGGCGCCGCCCACCAGGTCCCCATCCACGTCCGCGACCTGCCGTTCGAGGAGTGGGCCCGCGGTGCTGCCGCGGTCGCCATCCAGGAGCTCGTGTTCCCGTCCCGCCGGCGCGTCGTCGCCGCCGACGCCCGCCGCCGTCCAGGAGTCCGTCGTGTCTGA